A section of the Bifidobacterium sp. ESL0728 genome encodes:
- a CDS encoding fructosamine kinase family protein, protein MAKYRKSRAFAPQGFFECEGKGLKWLGEARSQGGPRVVDVYGWGDGWLDIERVNSCSPTPKAAHDFGVALAHMHDAGAEYFGSAPAGYDGTCYFGPLQDPVPMDTGKWTNPVDYLGDGRLLPMVRLGIKRGELNDNDLQMTQEVIDALPDLLGPAAQDKPARVHGDLWSGNVMWTDDSGQAEAVLIDPAAHGGHREEDLAMLNLFGMPYLDEIIDGYESARPLKKGFPDRITIWQLYPIAGHCVFFGGGYVSEYRAMCRSLLS, encoded by the coding sequence ATGGCAAAATATCGTAAAAGCAGGGCATTCGCGCCTCAGGGATTCTTCGAGTGCGAGGGCAAAGGGCTCAAATGGCTTGGCGAGGCTCGATCCCAGGGAGGACCTCGCGTCGTCGATGTCTATGGTTGGGGTGACGGCTGGCTCGATATCGAACGGGTGAACTCCTGCTCCCCCACTCCCAAGGCCGCGCACGACTTCGGCGTCGCACTGGCACATATGCATGACGCAGGAGCGGAGTATTTCGGTTCGGCTCCGGCCGGTTACGACGGGACATGCTACTTCGGGCCCTTGCAGGACCCGGTTCCCATGGACACCGGTAAATGGACGAATCCCGTGGATTACCTGGGCGATGGACGGCTGCTTCCCATGGTGAGGCTCGGCATCAAACGCGGCGAACTGAACGACAATGATCTTCAGATGACGCAGGAAGTCATCGACGCCCTTCCGGATCTGCTTGGGCCTGCGGCGCAGGACAAGCCGGCTCGCGTTCACGGCGACCTTTGGAGCGGCAACGTGATGTGGACCGACGATTCCGGGCAGGCCGAAGCCGTGCTTATAGACCCGGCCGCGCATGGCGGGCACCGTGAGGAAGACCTGGCCATGCTCAATCTTTTCGGTATGCCGTATCTTGACGAGATCATCGACGGCTACGAGTCGGCACGCCCACTCAAGAAGGGCTTCCCGGACCGGATCACCATCTGGCAGCTCTATCCGATTGCCGGCCATTGCGTGTTCTTCGGCGGCGGCTACGTCAGCGAATACCGCGCCATGTGCCGTTCGCTGCTGTCATAA
- the uppP gene encoding undecaprenyl-diphosphatase UppP, with the protein MNFFQAIVLGLVQALTEYLPVSSSAHIRIVGELMLHSDPGAAFTAIIQLGTELAVILYFRHDIVNILSHWFGCLFGHHGKGWKSRLGKGDRDATFGWYIIIGTMPILIAGILFQKTIETTLRNLWITVTVLLLFGILLWVVDAKFPERKTVKEMNWKDALLFGVGQMLALIPGVSRSGGTITFGRAMGYTREDAVRVSFIMAIPAVFGSGILEAVKAVGDYKSEPNFPGWGATLAAMVVSFIVGYFVIIAFLKFVSTFSYKAFAIYRIIIAVVVAILLIAGVLQASPAAAEAVSSVMAPIAAIV; encoded by the coding sequence ATGAATTTCTTCCAAGCCATCGTTTTGGGGCTGGTTCAAGCGCTTACCGAATATCTTCCGGTTTCTTCGAGCGCACATATTCGCATCGTAGGCGAGCTGATGCTGCATTCGGACCCGGGTGCTGCCTTTACAGCCATCATCCAGCTCGGCACCGAGCTTGCGGTCATCCTCTATTTCCGCCATGATATCGTCAATATCCTTTCCCACTGGTTCGGTTGCCTCTTCGGCCATCACGGCAAGGGTTGGAAGTCGCGTCTCGGCAAAGGCGACCGCGACGCCACCTTCGGCTGGTACATCATCATCGGCACGATGCCAATACTGATTGCGGGGATTCTCTTCCAGAAGACCATCGAAACCACGCTGCGCAACCTTTGGATCACCGTGACTGTCCTCCTGCTTTTCGGCATCCTTCTGTGGGTCGTCGACGCGAAGTTCCCCGAACGCAAGACCGTCAAGGAAATGAACTGGAAGGACGCACTGCTCTTTGGCGTCGGACAGATGCTTGCACTTATCCCAGGCGTATCGCGTTCAGGCGGCACCATCACCTTCGGCCGTGCAATGGGCTACACACGTGAGGACGCGGTTCGTGTGAGCTTCATCATGGCCATTCCCGCAGTTTTCGGCTCGGGAATACTTGAGGCCGTCAAAGCCGTCGGTGATTACAAAAGCGAGCCGAATTTCCCGGGCTGGGGAGCGACGTTGGCCGCGATGGTCGTCAGTTTTATTGTCGGCTATTTCGTTATCATCGCGTTCCTGAAATTCGTTTCGACGTTCTCCTACAAGGCGTTTGCGATTTATCGCATCATCATTGCTGTTGTGGTCGCGATTCTCCTGATTGCCGGCGTTCTTCAGGCTTCTCCTGCAGCCGCCGAAGCGGTTTCGTCCGTGATGGCGCCGATTGCAGCCATAGTCTGA